CCACTGTTGTCAGCATCTATCATCTTGAACATTTCTTTCAGGCCAGCTATTTCTTCTTCAGATAGGCTCTCTGCAATTACctgaatggaaaaagaaaataaattttcagTTCAACATAACTGGAAAATCTAAAAAAGGTTTTAAATGTAAAAATAGGTTTTCATAGTTTGAGTATCCACTCAAGTCTTCATCCATCAATCCCTCCATCCCCATCTCACAACTTTTCCCATATATCATGCCTAGCATGTCAAGAGACTTACTCTAAGAGCCATTTTCTTGAGCTTATTCATTGCAGAAAATTGCTTCATACGACTTAAAACAGCAGAATCAAGAGGCTTGTCAGGAGCAACACCATCAATCTGTATCCAAGGGTGGCCTGCACAGATTTTTTAACAATATTAGCAACGGAAATAATGCCCTCCTGGAACCTAGTGTTACACATTTTATCATATAAGTAGGAGCCATCTGCATTGCCAATAACATGGCAGACTGGAATCTTTCTACATAATAATAACAAAAGGAGCTCAGTTCTAATACAATTCTACAAAAAAATGCAACAAAATGCACCATTTGATGGTTATTGCTGACTTTTGGCTATTTTCTTTTTGAATAACTGCTACAAAGCAAAAGAAAAAagtaaaatacaatatcataattgattaaaaaatgaacaaataattaaaatgtaaagCCAATTATAACATTACTTGTCtacacaaaattgaaaattatgCACTTTGTCATctaaaacaattacatgtttTGTATATAACCGTTTAAAAGTTTTATTTGCTTTTGTATCCAAATGTAGTTTTTGCTTCCAGAAGCAAAGAGAAAAAAGTAAAACTGCTGACGAAATGGAGGCTTAATAAATCCTAAAAGTTCTTTGATAACAAAAAAGCTGGACCGGAATAAAAGAATGTGGCTTACACAAAACTTCATGTGCAGTTAACCGTTTCCTAGGGTCTCGGATGAGCATTTTCCTCACCAAATCTTTAGCACTTTCAGAGATGCTAGGCCAAGGATCAGAATCAAAATCAAGGTCACCATGCAATACCTCTTCAAATATGCCTTGCTCGTTTTCTACATCATGGCAGTGAAAATCAAAACATAATCATGATGATGTAAACAAAGGGGCAGCTAAAATAATTGCACTTGGCTAAATTAAGGTTGTATTAGGAAGTGACTAGTCAAAACGGAGAAAATCTTACACATCAGAAAATTTCTTACCAGCCCAAAAGGGAGGAACTCCACTTAAGAGAATGTAAAGAATTACTCCTGCACTCCAAACATCTGCTTCTGGACCATAATGCTTTCGTAAGACTTCAGGGGCAACATAGTATGGGCTCCCAACCACATCAGTGAATCTTTCACCTGCATGGCAAAGAATTACAGTTAAAAAGTAAGTAAATCTTCTCTTAATTCCTCTACTGATGTTGGTAATCACAAATGGGATCAATTTTCTATGTTATATTGACAATGCAAACCAAGGAAGATCacaaatcaatgcatgaataaaaGCTCTATAATAATTCTTTACAAATAAACAAATGGAAAGCCTAATAAATTTCATGCTAATGCAAACCAAAAGAAATCTTTGTCTTTCTTAAATAGTGATTATTTTAAGAAAGAAATGGCCCACTTTAAGACTGGGGCTCAAAGTAAAATTTACTTTTGAAACTCTAAACTATAGATAATGCAAGCGAATTTTGTTCAAACAAGAAAACCAAGGGAAAGGAACCTTGTGTGTCACAATCATTAAAGAATCAAACACAACTGACATGCCTAAACCAATGATGAAAGCATAGGACGTAGATGTGCAAGTGATACCATATTATCATTGCCTAATGGCTGGCTGGCTGGTAGCAGAATATAACCATAGGGCTAACAGCATATAATGACTCCCAGTGTCACAAACCATTTGAAATGTAATGTATAAGACCGATATGAATATAATTCCAATGTAATATCAAATTTCTGACAGGAATTGGTAGCATGAATAAGCTCTCTGTAGCAAAGAATTTCTTAATTTTTGCTTATTCAATAATTTAATAGGAATTCATTTACTAGATTTGGACCTAGAAATAACTCATTTAAGCCAAGAAATCCATGCCGTTTCAACAATAAAGTGAAGATCAAATTGAAAAGGCTTAGCTAGCCTAAATACTACCTGGCTTAAAGAATATTGATAATCCAAAATCAATAGCCTTGAGAAGTGCATCCTCCTGCTGATTCACAAAAAGAAAATTCTCAGGTTTGAGATCTCTATGCATAACCCCCAAAGAATGGCAAGCTTCCACAACCCCGACTATAATCCTCGTAAGTGCAGCTGCCTTTCTTTCTGTATAATGTCCACGCTGAATGATTCTATCAAAAAGTTCTCCACCAGCACATAATTCCATAACAACATGAACTGCCACTGCATCCTCATAAGCTCCTTTTATAGATATAACATTCGGATGCCCGGCCAAGTGGTGCATTATCTGAATTTCTCTTCTGACATCCTCTACATCTTCATCAGTTAACAACTTCCTCTTTGCGATTGATTTGCAAGCATACTCTCTCCTAGTTGACTTCTCCAGACAAAGGAAAGTCGTCCCGAATTGCCCTTGTCCTAGTTTTCTCCCTAGGCTAAAATATTCTTTGAAATTACCAGTCCTTGTTTGTAACACAGACTCAGTCCTAAGCCCTGCACTGGACACCCTTTTCATatgaggaaacttgggtttggCCGGTTTTTCGGGTTCAGTTTCCGGTTTGGTCTCTGGTTTGGCCTCCTCTTTGGCCTCTTGTTTGGTCTCTGGTTTAGGAATTGTCACTTGCTCTGGAGGTTTGTTTAGGACTGGCAATGGTGATTCAGGTTCTCTAGCTGCTACCTCACTCCCAATTCCCCCATTAGAACTCGAAACCGAGTCATCAGGCATTCGGGACCGCCACATTGCGGCGGAAACCGATTGGAAAAACCCATTCTTGGAAATGCTTGGTCCTACACAAGTATTCCCCATCTACTCTGACACTTAAATTTCTTCTTCAAAATACAATCAAAAGTTTTGAACATTAATATCTAAAACCAATAGATGGGCCAATCTGATACCAAAAGATCTGATCTTCCTAATAAGAATCAAGCTCCCTATATTCTCCTCTAGAAGGGAAAATCTTTATATCAAAAACCAAACTAGAACTAACTACTTACCTACAAACTTCAAAATCTATCCATAAAAAAATGAAAGTAATGATTACAACAACTACGGGAGATGATTGTAGAAGCAAACCTGAGAAAAAAGTCAACACAATCATCAATCaccaattaataaataaattaactatgcaagaaaaagaaaaacacatACAACTCCTTGGATCTCAAATTCAGTAATTGGAAAAATCAAACTTGAAATGCTCAAAAGGAAAAACACCCCAAAAGTCCAAAAGGAAAAAAACAGAAACCCAAATGAGTAAAGTTGAAGGATGAGAAAGTTAAAAGAAGATCATTGGAAAAATAAGTTTATATTAAAAGGAAAAAAGTATGGTTTACCAAGTCTTGGCCTACTCGTTGAAAAAGGAAGAAGTCTGTTTTCCAAGTTTTACAACTACAAGAGAGTGGAAGTGGGGAGTCCTTGAAACTTGGTTTATATCTAAATCTCAACattatttaatgttttttttatcgcattaaaataacaagaaaagaACAAACATATGGAAAGAGGCATAAACGTGTGTTTGGACATAATTTGCAGGGTTTACGCGCTTGGCCGGATTTAGGGTTTTTATCAATTCCGGGCTTATCGGTTAATGGTACCATTAATTGAAAGCTTTCCTGACTTTGTATTGGGTCCTGTcccattttcttttatatatgttCCATTTCAATACGCAATACAATAAATTATCCAACTAAAGTGCACCAAATGCCCATATTTAGAGTCCACCGTTCAATTAAATCGAGTAAcacatttttaaattaattaaggtAACgagttttattttatcatttgaatcattaattaatttatttagattttataatttttttaaaattaactttttatatatttttaaaaattaattatatttttttaaaatatataaattttaaatttattttgattttttatatttttgttgagAAAGACTAatttgttcattttaaaattgacaGGACCAAGGTTGTATTTACAACAActtgttatttgaattattcaaattgtaaaattcaacccatactcgaaactcaaattacttattctagttgactcgaataactcaaataatttgaatcaattaactcgaaatttgaatttttttattttttctaatcgGATCAAGTTTTGCTCACTCCTAGGTATATTTAGGTAATTTAATTTGTGTGTAATTATTTGTAATTAAATAAGGATAGCATGTTTGAGTAACTATTGTAATTGGTAGGTCTATCGAATTGAGTATAATTGGAGTACCCCCAATTACAATTTTCAATTCTTAGTGAGAAAGTGAAGTTAGAATAATTatataggtaattacaccaaatttaattttaaaatttatttttattcaaattataaaattatattataagcatgatacaTACAAGTGTTtggattattatataataaaataatttgtgtattttataaaattataaaaaatttatattatttaaatgctaaaaatttctaaagttataGCCAAATAATttgttataaaaaataatttacatgttataaaaatttttataatatatttatttataaaatttataaccaAGTATGGATATAATTTATTTACGTGCAatgctatatattataaaataatctatttattcataaaaatgttataattttttataataacttatttataaaaatatgacaaaattatattatttatatggaGTGTTGTGAAAGTTTCAACAATTTATAAAACCTTTTTTATAaaggataaatattatattattttgacttaatttacatattataaaaatagatataaCCTAGCCTAAGTCTTTCTCCGATTAAGTCtatataagttttataattaaagTTACAAATTATTTGAACTGCGAACATAAATATTATAAGGTCAATGGTAATTATCATATAAAAAAGGTTTTCTTACACTATATCGTGTGGTATGATATCATTTGAGATAATAGAGTCAAACACAAGCACTATAGACAACTCATGAGCTCTTTAATTTGACACATTCAATAATTCGAAATGTGGTTAACTAAACATTTGTTgttctaaaaaaatatttctcATATTAACCACATCACCTTTGTATAGCATAAAAAAAGTTGAATAGTACTAGCATGTTGCATATTTTATAACTTCAATCATAGATCGAATTGAGATGATCCATATACTTCAAAGAGTATATAAAAGAATGAGATCTtaataattagataaaattgcatatgatgtttaattttcttgttatttttactAGTAATTGTATTATCATCTACTTTTTAGACTAACATTATGCATATGACGATTTGATTTTAATCTTTATTActtgtttagaaattatttttatcatactaatatttttataataattaatattttaaaaatataaattatgtaacaaTGTAATTACAATTTGTACTACCAAACATGTTATAGGGAATTACAATGTAATTATACTCTATCAGCCAAACACGTCTAGGGAATTACAATTCTTTGTAATTACAAGAGAGTGTAATTACTACCCTAGCAATTACAGTTCCATTCAGTTACTTTGTGATGTCTAAACAGACTCTTAATATTTTGGCCTTTATAATTATTTCAATACACAAACAATAAATTAACTCGTAAGACCAATTTAATTAAAAAGTTTGTAAGTAGTATAAATTTAGATGTTTTATTTCTATTGAGGGTTAAATGTGGATGGTGGCTTGATATGATGGTTCGTTCACTCGGAAGGCATGTGAAGAGTTGTTGAGATGTATCAGTAAACTCGAATTggagaactaaattgaaaaagaccACAAATTAACTGCTTCTATTGGAAGAAACGGGGAAGCTAGAAACTGAATTGGATAAAGTTGAGAATCAAACCTGGTTCGGTTAGAATGGAACCAGTCGATTCCTCAATGGAAGACATAACGATTGAGAATAAAAAGTTCTTATAAGGTTGGAAGTAGCACGGGAAGGGTTATAAATAGTTGGGAGATAGTTTCCAAGGAAAATTTTTATTCCCGACCTTGTCCCAATTTCtcttgttctttatttttttcggTAGCTCGAAAAAGGAGTAGTCATGGAAGGTTCCGCATTGAGTAGACTTCGTGAGAATGGAGTTGAAAAAGTAGGGAAAGCAACAAGCGAGTAAGGTTATTAACCCTTCTGTGTATATAGTATTAAGTTATGGACATCATAACTATTTTAAGGGTTCTGCATGCTTATGGAAGCTTAAGCTTTTGAGATGTAGCGTAAGTTTAACCAATGGATTTTTGGTTGTAAGCTACTGCCCGGAGAATGGAAGCTCTGGTGTTTAAGATAAGGAATAAGCTATGGAAACGATAAGGATTCAGGTGAATTTCAAACTCCAACCCTATTAGTGTGTTCTATGTTgttaagcatgttgtgtttgcataagcataaaatatgattatatgtgcatgcaTTGCATGATTGTGGGTAAACCCTAAAAGAATAAATGAAGTTAGGATGGGAATGGGGAGAGAACCCATTAGTTATCGCCTTGGGTGAAGCTCCGAGCCTTGCAGAGGGAACACTACGATGTTCAAGCATCAAGGTTAGGTGGTGTAAAGAAAGTAATGGGAAGACGATTCGGGAAATAAAATTTTGGAATAATATTTACCGCGACGGCGGTATTGACTAATCCTTTAGTACAATACCGTGACGACTTTATATGACGTAAGACCATAAATGAAAGATGCTATGGCAATCTGGTATGTGGTACATAGTGTAAGACCATGAATAAAAGATGTCATGGTAGCATGGTACACAGTAAAGGTATATGGCGTAAGACATGGATGAAAAACGCCATGACAACAAGATATAAGGTATACAGtgtaaaaccataaatgaaagaCGTTATAACAGCCAGATATGATGAataagaccatagatgaaagacactatggcatcaacAAAGTAAGTCTGTCGGGATAGTAAACACAGAAAAAAGTAAGTCCGTCGGGACAGTAAACACGAAACAAATATGAAATCCGCCTGGATAGTAAACACAAGGTAAGTTGAAGGGGACGTAAAAAATGAGGAAAAAGGCTATTAGACCATAACTCAGCTACGACAGCCCTAGAGTCTGCCATGAAACAGATGCGGAAGGTATGCCAAGACCTCAAGTGAGGAGTAGGAGCCTGTGCGCCAAGTATGAGAAACTATGTAAGTGGAGGAAGGGGCAAAAAAAGCATAAGTATGGAGAGCGGACATTGAGGAATCTGCCAAAAATGATGGAAGGCAATAAGGTATGGGTAAAGACCCAACGAGAATTAAAAGAAGATAGAACAAGCGAGAGCTAACCTGTTCATGGAAATGAATAGAGGAAGTATCTGAGGATCGCAAGCAAGGATCTGAAATGAAGAGCCACTAAAGGAAGCTCAATGTAGTTTTACCCAAGAAGTAAATATCGTGAAAAGGATAAGGATATTATCCAAGGGACAGTGTTTCTATCAAGATTGTTCCTCTTTGAAAAAAGTCTAATGCAGCTATACCGTAGAAAGGATAACTCTGTAAGAAGGAAACGAGTAAGTAATATGGCAGAACTCGCATAGTTGCCAGAACGATAAACTATGGGTTTGCCAAAAGGGCGAAATCTATTGTAAGTCAACACAACATGGAATGTCAATGAGTCCATCGGGACTAAGTTATGGTTAGAAAGGGTCTGCCAAGGATTGGTACGAATAAGTCTGCCAAGAAAGGTATCTCCTAAGAATTCTTGGATGGATAGTTGAAAAGGATACCAAAAGGGTTCATAATGGGAAGCCGAAAAATAACCATGTCAATTTAAAGTCGACAAACACCCCATGTAAGGGGGAAAAAGTAAGGAAAGAAATATCAAAAGTAAGGAATGAATTCGCCGATATAGCAAAGCGTCTGAGATAGTCGAGTGAAGAGTTTGACCAGAGAAATGTTTCATGGCGAGCCAGTACACAAGGAAACCCAacattgattatgaagagacaCCAGTGGCAGATGTAATAACGTTTAGATATCTGATTAGTCTGATAGTGTGTGAAAAACTTAATATCTATTTAACAGATGTCATTACAGTCTATTTGTATGGCTCATTATATAgtgaaatttatataaaattccCTAAAAGATTTTAAATcccaaaaaatataaaattattgagAAAATTGCTCAATCAAATTAAAGAAGTCCTTATATTGATTAAAACAACTTAAATGTATATGGTACAATCGTTATAATGAATATCGATTTCATGTTTTTAATGCATaacaatatatttaattatttcatttttgtgagttgtttgaattttaaattgaattttctcttagcaaTTGCTATTTATGAACGAAGTCCTCAAAAAATATATGCGGATTTGAATTTGTGATAAttgtttatgttgatgatttaaaaattatttgaaaTCTTATAGAGCTTCAAAAtacaatatattattaaaaaaaaagaatttgagatgaaagattttaAGAAAACAAAGTTCTATGACGTCCTATAGATCGAACATTTAAAGGATGGAATTCATGTCCATCAGTTACCTTTTACAAAAAAgattttaaagaaattttacatggatAAAACATATTTATTGAGTACCCCGATAGTTGTAAAATCACTAGATATGGATAAAGACTCATTTTTTCCTTATGAGAATGATGAAAAGCTTTTAAATCATGAAGTATCATATCTAAGTCCTTTAGGGACATTAATATATCTTGCAATCAACATATGACCTGATATAACATCGTTACAAGTTTGTTAGTAAAATTTAATTCTTCTCCAACACATAGATATTAGAATGAAATTAAGCATGTATTTAGATTTCTTAGAGGAACCATTGGAATGTAAGTTATTTTATTCAACTTATTCAAAATTTCTATTAGTTTGACTATGTTGATGTTGAATATTTGTCGAATCCATATAAAAGTTGATCTTAAACAGGATATTTATTTACTTGTAAGGGTACAATCATGTCATGGCATTCAATAAACAAACATTAGTTGTCGTTTCAAATCATGCAAAAGTAGTTGCAATGTATGAGGCAAGCCTAAAGTGTGTTTGGCTAAGGTCGTTGACCCAACATATTTAGAAGCTATGTGGTTTACCTCTACGGGAAAAGATGCCAACTCTCTTATACAAAGATAAGGCAACATGTATAACTCAATTGAAGGATGGTTATGTTAAAAGATTAGtacacaatatggaatgcatCAACTCAAAAATATAATGTGATGTTGACATTAGGAAAAATCTAAAACATTGTTGTACTATTTTCCTTTAATTAATGTTTCTTTTAAGAGAGGGTGGTTACATTGAAAGATTAGTATACAACATTGTATACTCTCTTTTTTCATTAAGTCTTAATCCCATAATTATtcttaataaaattataacaagAGACATTTTGTAGAGGGTATTATAAATATTTCACAAATAAATCTCTTTTCAACTCTCATAGCCCAACAATTATATAGATGACATCTCAACTCTAATAGAATTTATGAGGTGTTTCAATTTTCATATTTATAGGTTAAAAATTTATAGAGGGCATGTTAAAAGAAAAATTATCATCCCTTGTGTCTTATTACTCTCTCATATTTATTATTACAACATCCTATTTAGTTCTATAACAACTATTATAATTTAATTGATTCTTTTAATAGTTTAAATCAGAGGTCAAAGTCATTTAAAATTCTGGCCtaactaacaaccaaaaacagGGAACTAGTGGGCAGACGTGGTTTCCAATTTGAGGTTGCTATATCtgattagggatgtcacatgcaAACCCACTTTAGTTCATTGTCTCGTTTCTCAAGCTAAGGGTAAACACAGATCTCTGCCTCAATTATTCTAGTTAATctctaaattttaataaaatattattttaataaacaaatttcgtattagaaaaaaaatttgtttactTATAAAATCTTATGAATTTTATcaaaaaataaagttttaaatatattttttaattttaacttttaaaatcaatactaaaattaaaaacatttataaatttattattgtaccaataaaaataaaaatccttcATTAGCGACTTAACAGGGATAAATGACTAAATTATTCAATTTCAATAACGCTAGTgattaaaatagatttttaaatcCAAATGACCGAAATAGAAACGCGTTGGGTGAATTTACtctaaattttaattgttatggaGCATGGGCCTCAATGAAATATAAAATCACAACAATTTAATCTCCCTCagataaaaaataaatacccgatgcagatacaaCAATGGAGACTTCTCTATGATGCCATTGCGGATACATCCTTGGCAATCCAAGTTCGATAACCCTAACCTTTTACTTCTCAATCACGCAATGCAAACTCCCTTCTCCACTTTGCAAACTCTATTAGTTCTCAATCAGACATATAAAATGTTAATAAGCAAAACACGACCCATGAATATTTCTTATGTCAACCTACATACCCCCTACTACACCTAAACCCATTGTAAGGTGGTTCCATCATATCCATAATACAGTGTGATAGTGGCAACCAAAGATACACTTCATCAAATGGATGCAATAATTGAGCCAATTCAATTGAAGTACCCATTGAAGTTAATTCTGCACAATATGTTTAAAAGGGCAGGCCTCATTCACCTTGATTTATATTGCATGCAGTAACACATTGTAGCAGTCCAACCATCTAACTACGGAGAGATGCTCGAGGAACAGTAGGCAAACCATGTTCATCCTCACCCTGCTGAGCATCAAAGTTACATTAACTACAGATAAAAAAGATAAATGCAAAATTGAATCTCAAGTTCCTGATACCAGCGGCTCTAAAAACAAATTATAACTACCAATAAATTATAAGATCATGAGAAGCCAGCTATAAACAAAGTTCAGTAAAAAGATGGTCATAGGTGGAAATGCAGAAAACACGGGGACTGACAACAGATATCTTGAGCTCAGACGCACAGCAAATCTTAATATCGTTTGAAAACAAACTTTTTATCATATTGTTAAACGGCAGCTAAATTGAACCCTAAAGTGGGAAAAGTAATGACAGGTTTGAACAAAATATATGTATAACATAGAGAGTGAAGAAAAATGGGACAACAGCACAAATATCCCAATTTATAAGCACACTGCAAACCTATACTAAAACTGCAGGGTAACAGATTTACCTGGGCTGTTGTATTTCCTGTGGGTGCTGCAGGCAAATTGAACTCAGTGTCCAAATCCGGTTCCTCCTTATCAGGTTGAAGATAAGAGGGGATGCCATCAGCTTCACTTCCCATGTCTGCTTCCAGAGCATCAAGTTCTGCAATCCAACATGGATCAGCATAAAAATTTAAAGGGTAAGGAAACAAATAAGTTATTATTTCACCACTGATTATACAAGGATGTATAAGTTACTATTTGCAAATCaaataatagtattaataatgAGGATAACAACGCCAATTTCTAAAATTGCCTCACTCCATTCTTATGAGTAAAACCAAATCACTATACTAATCCCAAATCATGCAAAAGTAATGAGAAAACTTGAATAAAATGG
The Gossypium arboreum isolate Shixiya-1 chromosome 10, ASM2569848v2, whole genome shotgun sequence genome window above contains:
- the LOC108489336 gene encoding calcium-dependent protein kinase 1 isoform X1; this encodes MGNTCVGPSISKNGFFQSVSAAMWRSRMPDDSVSSSNGGIGSEVAAREPESPLPVLNKPPEQVTIPKPETKQEAKEEAKPETKPETEPEKPAKPKFPHMKRVSSAGLRTESVLQTRTGNFKEYFSLGRKLGQGQFGTTFLCLEKSTRREYACKSIAKRKLLTDEDVEDVRREIQIMHHLAGHPNVISIKGAYEDAVAVHVVMELCAGGELFDRIIQRGHYTERKAAALTRIIVGVVEACHSLGVMHRDLKPENFLFVNQQEDALLKAIDFGLSIFFKPGERFTDVVGSPYYVAPEVLRKHYGPEADVWSAGVILYILLSGVPPFWAENEQGIFEEVLHGDLDFDSDPWPSISESAKDLVRKMLIRDPRKRLTAHEVLCHPWIQIDGVAPDKPLDSAVLSRMKQFSAMNKLKKMALRVIAESLSEEEIAGLKEMFKMIDADNSGQITFEELKAGLKRVGANLKESEIYDLMQAADVDNSGTIDYGEFVAATLHLNKIEKEDHLFAAFSYFDKDGSGYITPDELQKACEEFGIEDVRLEEMIREVDQDNDGRIDYNEFVAMMQGGNVAGAGKKGLQNSFSIKFREALKF
- the LOC108489336 gene encoding calcium-dependent protein kinase 1 isoform X2, with the protein product MGNTCVGPSISKNGFFQSVSAAMWRSRMPDDSVSSSNGGIGSEVAAREPESPLPVLNKPPEQVTIPKPETKQEAKEEAKPETKPETEPEKPAKPKFPHMKRVSSAGLRTESVLQTRTGNFKEYFSLGRKLGQGQFGTTFLCLEKSTRREYACKSIAKRKLLTDEDVEDVRREIQIMHHLAGHPNVISIKGAYEDAVAVHVVMELCAGGELFDRIIQRGHYTERKAAALTRIIVGVVEACHSLGVMHRDLKPENFLFVNQQEDALLKAIDFGLSIFFKPGERFTDVVGSPYYVAPEVLRKHYGPEADVWSAGVILYILLSGVPPFWAENEQGIFEEVLHGDLDFDSDPWPSISESAKDLVRKMLIRDPRKRLTAHEVLCHPWIQIDGVAPDKPLDSAVLSRMKQFSAMNKLKKMALRVIAESLSEEEIAGLKEMFKMIDADNSGQITFEELKAGLKRVGANLKESEIYDLMQAADVDNSGTIDYGEFVAATLHLNKIEKEDHLFAAFSYFDKDGSGYITPDELQKACEEFGIEDVRLEEMIREVDQDNDGRIDYNEFVAMMQGGNVAGAGKVCHGARSY